The following is a genomic window from Mycobacterium parmense.
AGCTCTTGGCGACCTTGCCGTATTTCGAGTAGTTGTCGATCCCGACGACCTCGTGCCCGGCGCGAAGCAGCTCGTCGACGACGTAGCCGTTGATGAACCCCGCGCTGCCGGTGACCAGAACCTTCACTGGCCCGCCGCACCTGTGCCGGCCCGCGCGAAAGCGGCATCGCGTGGCGCCTTGTCTTCCAGCTCGCTGAGGTCCAGACATCCCCACACGTCTTCGACGATCTTTCCGTGCGGGATTCGCAGACCCCGGTAGATGGAATGCGGCACGCCGACCACCAGGACGTCGGCGCGACCGAGAACCGCATCGAGGGCGTGGTAGTCCGGGCCGTCCAGGAAGGGGTCGTGCAGCATGACCTTCTTGGCCTCGAGCATGAGCAGATGCCGCAGCTTGAAGCTGAGCGAATCACGCGTGTCGTCGCAGTCGGCCTTGAACGTCATCCCGAGAAGGCCAACGGTCTTGTGGCGCAAGTCGACTCGGCGCTTGAGCATGTTGACGATGAACTGCGGCTGGCCTTCGTTGATCAGCATGGCCGCATGCCCGAGCATGAAGTTGTTGTTGCTGAAGGCGGCGAGCTGCATGGTGTCCTTCAGCAGGCAGGGCCCGGCCGCCAAGCCGGCCCTGGGCATGCTGTCGACCCGGCCGTTCTTGTAGGTGGCCGCGTGGTGGACGCTGTTGAAGTCGAGGCCGGCCTCGCGGCTGAGCAGGTAGAACTGGTTGGCGACCGCGAATTGGATGTAGCGGTAGGCGTTGCAGAAAAGCTTGGCCAGCTCGGCTTCCTGCGGTTGTACCTCGATGATCTCGCCGGCTATCCGTGAGAAGAGTTCACGCACGACTCGACACCCCTCGGCATCGAACCCACTGATGATCTGCGGGATGACCCTCAGTTCGCGGATCGAGTGCCCCTGCGCGATCCGTTCGGGGCAAAAGGTCACGTGCACACCGATCCCGCGCTCCTGGAACATCTCGTGCACGCGCCGGCTCAGCCCCGGGTAGACGGTGCTTCGCAGGATCAGCGTCTGCCCGTCATGGAAATACGGGCTGATCTCGTCGATGATCCGAAAGAAGGTGTGCGCCTGAGGAGTCAGGTATTCGTCGACCGGCGTCCCGACGACACAGATCACGATGTCGGAGTTGCGCACAGCCCATGAGTCGGTGGTCGCCGAGAGACGTCCGGTCGGCAGTATGCGCTTGAGAAGTTCGTCTGCGCCCTCCTCGACGAACGGCATGCGGCCGGCCATGATCGACCTCAACGCGGCGGCGTTGGTGTCGAGGATGTCCACGCGGAACCCCTCTTCCGCGAGAACCAGGGCCAGCGGCAGTCCGACATGCCCAGCGCCGCCGATGATGCAGATCCGCGTATCGGGTTGAGCTGTCATGCGAAACGCCCCTTCGTTTCCATCTCCCCGCCCACTCGACTTCGGGCGGCGGGGACAGCGATCGCGATATTCAATTTGGGTCCCGATTGTTCGGAGCCTACGAGATCGCTATGAGCGGTGGGGCGTTTTCAACAAGTCGCAACATCGCCATAACTTGTCGGTTCCACGAAAGCCCCAGCGCCCTCAGATCTTTGGACACACGACAAATAAGTCGCGGCGAAGGGGTCGAACCGGGCGGTTGGAATTACGACGCCTCAACTGCCCGAGTGGTCGAGGTGGTCGGCCGCTTTCCAAACCGTCGGTTTGCGCACACGCGCAGTCGATGGATTCGCGCACACCTGGGCGGGCGGAATTGCGGTCGGCGGATCCGCCTTGCGGCGTTCAACTGGAACGGCGGATCACTGCGCCTGCCTCAGCCCGTCGCGGCCCCCGGCTGGTAGTACGGCGCCCCGTATTCGGTCACCGGGCGCAGGCCGTGTTTGCGCGCCTTCGCGGCGGCCTGCCGCATCAACTGATAGATCGCGACGAAGGCGGCGTGATCGGTCGCCACGAACGGCGTCAGCAGCCGGTTGTGCACCAGCGCGAAAGCGATTCCCGTCGCCGGGTCGCACCACCCGACCGAGCCGCCCAGGCCGACATGCCCGAACCCCGGCATCACGTTGCCGATCGGCAGGCTGTGGTAGC
Proteins encoded in this region:
- a CDS encoding nucleotide sugar dehydrogenase — its product is MTAQPDTRICIIGGAGHVGLPLALVLAEEGFRVDILDTNAAALRSIMAGRMPFVEEGADELLKRILPTGRLSATTDSWAVRNSDIVICVVGTPVDEYLTPQAHTFFRIIDEISPYFHDGQTLILRSTVYPGLSRRVHEMFQERGIGVHVTFCPERIAQGHSIRELRVIPQIISGFDAEGCRVVRELFSRIAGEIIEVQPQEAELAKLFCNAYRYIQFAVANQFYLLSREAGLDFNSVHHAATYKNGRVDSMPRAGLAAGPCLLKDTMQLAAFSNNNFMLGHAAMLINEGQPQFIVNMLKRRVDLRHKTVGLLGMTFKADCDDTRDSLSFKLRHLLMLEAKKVMLHDPFLDGPDYHALDAVLGRADVLVVGVPHSIYRGLRIPHGKIVEDVWGCLDLSELEDKAPRDAAFARAGTGAAGQ